The following is a genomic window from Pseudomonas purpurea.
ATCGACGGTTCGAAAGTCGCTGCTGGCGATGCGCTGCTCGCCCTGCCGTCTTCCGGCCCGCACTCCAACGGCTACTCGCTGATCCGCAAGATCATCGAAGTGTCCGGTGCCGACATCGAAAACATCCAGCTCGACGGCAAACCGCTGACCGACCTGCTGATGGCCCCGACCCGCATCTACGTGAAGCCGCTGCTCAAGCTGATCAAAGACACCGGCGCCGTCAAGGCCATGGCCCACATCACCGGTGGCGGCCTGCTCGACAACATCCCGCGCGTACTGCCAAAAGGCGCTCAGGCCGTGGTTGACGTGGCGAGCTGGACCCGCCCGGCAGTCTTCGACTGGCTGCAAGAGAAAGGCAACGTCAACGAAACCGAAATGCACCGCGTGCTGAACTGCGGCGTCGGCATGGTGATCTGCGTCGCTCAAGAGCACGTTGAAACCGCGCTGAACGTACTGCGCGAAGCCGGCGAGCAGCCTTGGGTGATCGGCCAGATCTCCAGCGCTGCCGAAGGTGCGGCTCAGGTTGAACTGAAGAATCTCA
Proteins encoded in this region:
- the purM gene encoding phosphoribosylformylglycinamidine cyclo-ligase — protein: MSKQPSLSYKDAGVDIDAGEALVERIKSVAKRTARPEVMGGLGGFGALCEIPAGYKQPVLVSGTDGVGTKLRLALNLNKHDSIGIDLVAMCVNDLVVCGAEPLFFLDYYATGKLNVETATQVVTGIGAGCELSGCSLVGGETAEMPGMYEGEDYDLAGFCVGVVEKSEIIDGSKVAAGDALLALPSSGPHSNGYSLIRKIIEVSGADIENIQLDGKPLTDLLMAPTRIYVKPLLKLIKDTGAVKAMAHITGGGLLDNIPRVLPKGAQAVVDVASWTRPAVFDWLQEKGNVNETEMHRVLNCGVGMVICVAQEHVETALNVLREAGEQPWVIGQISSAAEGAAQVELKNLKAH